One Micromonospora eburnea genomic region harbors:
- a CDS encoding putative quinol monooxygenase, whose translation MTRVRTVLAMRTRQGCEERFEKEWLAAAEEIRTLDGCLHQDLVRDADDPRSYLIISDWADRERLDAFGRSEHRDRLLRVIRELRESAQRNTYQVLHTVPGGAGE comes from the coding sequence ATGACCCGGGTCCGCACCGTGCTCGCGATGCGTACCCGGCAGGGCTGCGAGGAACGGTTCGAGAAGGAGTGGCTCGCGGCGGCCGAGGAGATCCGTACGCTGGACGGCTGCCTGCACCAGGACCTGGTGCGCGACGCCGACGACCCGCGCAGCTATCTGATCATCAGCGACTGGGCGGACCGGGAACGGCTGGACGCCTTCGGCCGCAGTGAACACCGTGACCGGCTGCTGCGCGTGATCCGCGAGCTGCGCGAGTCCGCGCAGCGCAACACCTACCAGGTGCTGCACACCGTGCCCGGCGGGGCGGGGGAGTGA
- a CDS encoding cytochrome P450 family protein: MTDHVVRGADIYTDEFAADPYPTFAAMRADRPVCPVSSPRFDSYLITRFDDARAALTDARLSKDLYGPGQHYLRIFGPNSEGLNKNMLNSDPPEHTRLRRIVSQAFAPRRIEALRPRVAQIVDDLLDKVVARGRAELMRDFAIPLPMTVICELLGIPAAEHEQVLGWTQVIRTSGSSRRSPEEERAAVQEAQLLLHHYLADLVRAKRARPADDMISALIDACDHDRTLAEPELVTTSFLLLFAGHQTTADFLGNAVLALLAHPDQLELLRVTPRLLPSAIEELLRFDGPLPVASPRIATEDVEYQGVCIPRGSVVGVVINSANHDPAHFADPDQLDVRRVRGPHLGFGYGVHYCLGVSLARMEAQIGLGALLRRLPGLRLAVPLAEVRRLPAASPFRGLLELPVTFTASALPHQAHSREPIPPKEQSWSSGT, translated from the coding sequence ATGACCGACCATGTCGTACGCGGAGCCGACATCTACACCGACGAGTTCGCCGCCGACCCCTATCCCACCTTCGCCGCGATGCGGGCGGACCGGCCGGTGTGCCCGGTCAGCTCGCCGCGCTTCGACTCGTACCTGATCACCCGCTTCGACGACGCCCGGGCGGCGCTGACCGATGCCCGGCTGTCCAAGGACCTCTACGGCCCCGGCCAGCACTACCTGCGGATCTTCGGGCCGAACTCGGAGGGCCTGAACAAGAACATGCTCAACTCGGATCCGCCCGAGCACACCAGGCTGCGCCGGATCGTGTCCCAGGCGTTCGCACCACGCCGGATCGAGGCGCTGCGGCCTCGGGTGGCGCAGATCGTGGATGACCTGCTCGACAAGGTGGTGGCGCGGGGACGGGCCGAGCTGATGCGCGACTTCGCGATCCCGCTGCCCATGACGGTGATCTGCGAGTTGCTCGGCATCCCGGCCGCCGAACACGAGCAGGTGCTCGGCTGGACCCAGGTGATCAGGACGTCCGGGTCGTCCCGGCGCAGCCCGGAGGAGGAACGGGCGGCCGTGCAGGAGGCCCAGCTGCTGCTGCACCACTACCTCGCCGACCTGGTGCGGGCCAAACGGGCCCGGCCCGCCGACGACATGATCAGCGCGCTGATCGACGCCTGCGACCATGACAGGACGCTGGCCGAGCCGGAACTGGTCACCACCAGCTTCCTGCTGCTCTTCGCCGGACACCAGACCACCGCGGACTTCCTCGGCAACGCGGTGCTGGCCCTGCTGGCCCACCCCGACCAGCTCGAACTGCTGCGCGTCACGCCCAGGTTGCTGCCCTCGGCGATCGAGGAACTGCTCCGCTTCGACGGCCCGCTGCCGGTGGCCAGCCCGCGGATCGCCACCGAGGACGTCGAGTACCAGGGGGTGTGCATCCCGCGTGGCTCGGTGGTCGGCGTCGTGATCAACTCGGCGAATCACGACCCGGCGCACTTCGCCGATCCCGACCAACTGGATGTCCGCCGGGTACGCGGCCCGCACCTGGGTTTCGGGTACGGCGTCCACTACTGCCTGGGCGTCTCGCTGGCCCGGATGGAGGCACAGATCGGCCTCGGCGCGTTGCTGCGCCGGCTGCCCGGGCTGCGGCTCGCGGTCCCGCTCGCCGAGGTACGCCGGCTGCCGGCCGCGTCGCCGTTCCGGGGCCTGCTGGAACTGCCGGTCACCTTCACCGCCTCGGCGCTCCCGCACCAGGCGCACTCCCGTGAACCGATCCCACCAAAGGAGCAGTCATGGTCTTCCGGAACGTGA
- a CDS encoding TcmI family type II polyketide cyclase, with the protein MVFRNVIVCHMVPGSERTVGDVFGYYDRTTRPQDLGVIGRILLSHEDLYLHVIERRQDPKVSGQTRGLPAFQKIAEAIEPYVTPYPRYWKNPSDSVAKEFYRWAPDGEPPADTTLTVIVGRIKPGAEPDVARIFAESDAGSLPAELGVTGRWLYSIDDVYVHLLEQDASIAEAIRHNHHRPAFSKVMEELGPYISPYRPEAWRGPQDAVAKVFYRWRAED; encoded by the coding sequence ATGGTCTTCCGGAACGTGATCGTCTGCCACATGGTCCCCGGCAGTGAGCGCACCGTCGGCGACGTCTTCGGTTACTACGACCGGACCACCCGGCCACAGGACCTCGGCGTCATCGGGCGGATCCTGCTGTCGCACGAGGACCTCTATCTCCACGTCATCGAGCGCCGGCAGGACCCCAAGGTGTCGGGCCAGACCCGCGGGCTGCCCGCGTTCCAGAAGATCGCCGAGGCGATCGAACCGTACGTGACGCCGTACCCGAGGTACTGGAAGAACCCGTCCGACTCGGTGGCCAAGGAGTTCTACCGCTGGGCGCCGGACGGCGAGCCGCCCGCGGACACCACGCTGACCGTGATCGTCGGACGGATCAAGCCGGGCGCCGAGCCGGACGTGGCGCGCATCTTCGCCGAGTCCGACGCCGGGTCGCTGCCGGCCGAACTGGGCGTGACCGGGCGCTGGCTGTACTCGATCGACGACGTCTACGTGCACCTGCTGGAACAGGACGCGTCGATCGCCGAGGCCATCCGGCACAACCACCACAGGCCGGCCTTCAGCAAGGTGATGGAGGAGCTGGGACCGTACATCAGCCCGTACCGGCCGGAGGCCTGGCGGGGCCCGCAGGACGCGGTGGCCAAGGTGTTCTACCGGTGGCGCGCCGAGGACTGA